AAGATACATTTATCAAACAACAAGATACATTTATCAAACAACATGATGTACTAAATCATAGAGAAACCATTATTTTAATGTTCATATTCAGATCATGTCAAACagctttaaaataaattcagaATGTGTTTGAGATTGGAAGCAATGGTGCATGCATAAACTTACACAAGGCAACAtacaaaatgaacaaaatagcTTCATAAAAATAACAGTTGAATGGTTTAGAACCCCTCCTTTACAGTACTAAACCTTGAACCAAGTTATACATAATTTATCTATGATCCAAACATACCAAATGatgaatatattaatttataactCAAAACATTCACCTtaactttagaattaaatcTTCAAAGTTAGGTATGTCACTTACTGTTCACTGTTTATTCCAGCAACATATATTCCACTTATAAAATACAATGGGTTATCAATTCACATCCAATTTTCATGTTAATTTACAGAGCCACTCCTATGGATGTCTAGTAGATTCCATATCATTTTTAGAACTAAATCATAAAtccatgatttactaaaaatcataCAAGATAGCATACTCAAATATGTCGTAACAGAATTTCAATTAACTtagaaattaaaccattatttttgtattgatcCAATGGCTGTGAGACCACTTCCATTAGAACCATATGTGTCTTAGCATTCATAAAAACTACTCCTAGCATATTCACTGTATACaaattaatacataatttatcaTGCGTAAACACAAAATCTGTCACAGTGATAACTTTGCAACATTTTCTTGTAAATTTacaaacaattatcaaacgatggtattttcatatgaaatttaatacacacatattagacatattatataataatctcCAACAAACCTTTTACCCATAGCTATCCTAGAAAATACAAGATTTATAATGACCAAATAAGTTAACTAATGAGTGCAACTCTCATCAGGTTCATGAAGTGTCTATTAACTGACTCTCAACCAGATTCAATTACTGAATCAACTACACATTCAGCACCTCAATTAGCAATACAATAAAGTTTATCTAACTATTTTACTCATTTTGACACTGACCCATAACAACAGATTTTATCTTTGCCTATCATCTAGGAGCACATGCAAGCATAAACATGACTTACTTCATATTTAGGCAATCAACAAGCTCTAAATTCCAACACACCTATATACAAATTCATATAACCATCACTTAAGTTTAAAATGGACAATAGACTAAAAGAATTACATTTTCCCCTTACCCTCGACACGGATTATTAGAGTGATAAAGCTAGAATCACTCTAGCTTCAAGTTGGAAACAAGAGCTTgagaagaattaaaagaaaCTTCTTGTTGCTGTTGGACCCGTACGTGTGAGAGGGAGAGGAGAGTTgagagtttttctttcttttggtgttgGACCTGTGGGtatgagagggagagagttcTTGATTGTTCTAGTTGCTTTGAGAAAGTCAAAGAAGAGACGAGGTGCTACCgataagaacaaagaaagaaaaaaacaaatgagcaaagaaagaagaaccaaggaagTTTCTGGTGCGGCAAAGAAGTCAAGGAAAATAACTTGGGTGGGGCATGTATATGCTAAGGAAAAGTGAGCTGATGACTtacttttaaactttttaaaatttactttCCACCCCCCTTATAAGCTTATATTCTATAAGGCCCAAACTATAAAATAACTTTGCATATAAACCCTTACCTTAGACACTTAATTAAACACCAACAACTATGTATTTAATAACTTAAACCACTTAATAATGTTTTGTACatacttaatatatatttataatacaattagtcattcaattatatataatcTTTACAATTATTATTCAAAGGCATTATAAagtaatatgtttattaaatactcttctGTTAATTATAGAAAGAAAGtggtttaaaataataattaaccacTCAAACACATAGTTTAACTATAAAGTTGAGTCGGAGTGTTATAAGAACAGTTAGTGTAGTTGAAAACAATGGTCTTTATGCAATTTCCTTTCattgtttgtaaatattttgtttaacaaattaattagtaGCAAATTGTTATGTTTTTGTTATATGATGTTCTTAGATGGTTGAGTAATTGTTTTAAgcatttacaaatattttatattattctttATCTTCCTTACTTTATTAGTGTATTCTTtaagatttttaagaaaaaaaattcaaatttgtggttaaaatgatttatttatctatttattttttacatgttAGATTAGACTATGACAACATTAAATCAATACTTCtcctttttcccaaaaaaaaaaaaaaaatctctacttttttcccctttgaaATTGTACTCTTGGtcttttttaaaaggaaaaagagttacaatcttttatttttccctttctttattttttttttattttgaattttactttttttgagttttattaattttttttagatatattactcagtgtttttgattttatggtaaaaaaaaaaaatgggtttgAGAACTTTgttaatttaaaactaaaagaataatttccaaattttatatactttttgatgatacacaaaatattataaataacttttataaaaaaaaaaattaattttttcactAACTTACCTTTTGAACTTTAGagaaaatttgtattatttaattttggtacaacataaattatatatattacatttgtgaTTGTCTCTATagtaaatgaaaatatgattataaattacattactatttatcaaattattctaaattgaaaaaaaaaaatttaatgagacCACTTTAAAATATTATCACACGCAACGTGCGGGATCCGTGActagtttataataataatgcatCCAATTTCACTGAGGTAATTTTCCAACTAGCATGCATTTGGGAGAGAATATCGTTAGTTAGTATGCATTAGAAACAATTCAGTtaaatagcatctcgagtctctTAGACGAGTTCACTGTAGCAACTCAAGcctaaaagactcgatttctatgtgcTGGCATAACTAAGGTGTAGTCTGAAATCCacgtgaaactcgagttttagatactCGAGTTCCGTTTCTCTTCAATCcgttttttccttctctattttcccCTTCACCCTATTCCCCAACGATTTCTCTAACTCTCAAAACCCCAAACCCACTTCCGAAGACAACAAaccccgaaaaaaaaaaaaaaaaaaaaaaaaaaaaaaaaaaaaaaaaaaaaaaaaaaaaaaaaccaaaacaaaaccaagcAATAATACCAGATAGGAACATCAAACCCAAGCTCTTCGATGCTGAGATCAACAAACCCAAGCCGCCCCGGTGCCAAGATCAACAAACCCAAGTTGCTCAAGTGCCGAGATCAACAAATCCAAGCGTAGGGAGCTGCTCCGGTGCCGAGGttgtgatttttgggtttgggtttttgatcCGGTGCCAAGATATTATGAATTTGTGGGTCTGGGTTGTTGCTTTGGTGCTGAGATTTGATGAATCTGTGGGTGAGGTATaaggagaaaaggaagaacagggAGAATGAAGGAAGGaaggagaaaatgaagaaagggaaatcgagtgtctaaaactcgagttctaggTAGTTCTACATGGAAAATTGTTCAATGAAAAAATCCCGAACTCGAGAATTAAAAGCTCGAGTTCTACATTGATCTCGAGTTTTAAACACTCAAGATGCTAGTTACCCagattgttttgaaacgtgacaactaacgaaattctttaatatttaaggttaataggaaaaaaaaaattccaacttcacccattttcattttccaaaCATTGGACAAAATATGGAACGTGGCATTAGTAGAGCTTTTCATCTTATATGGATGGACTACTGAACAAATACAagaatatgcataaaaaattgtttgaccaaaaaaagaaaaaagaaaagaaaatagaagtgCATAATATGTTGATTTCAGTGTAAttcccaaacaaaaatatatataaatacataggAAAAATGCTATTTACACCATCTATAACACCAACATCTCTTCCCCTTGCCCATCTCTCTTATGGCTTTTTGGTtctttgtgttgattttttcCTTCTATTCCAAGTCTTCTGCAGAGGTGATAACAGCCCTCCCTGGACAGCCAACCAATGTTTCTTTCAAACAGTTTTCTGGTTACATTACTACAGATTCTCAGCATGGCCGAGCTCTATTCTATTACTTTGTTGAAGCAAAATCAGCGAGCCCACTTTCAAGACCCTTGACCTTGTGGCTCAATGGAGGTTGATATCTGAGTTATTTAATCATCTTTCTTGCTATATGGTCACTGATACTATATATCAATAAGTCTACTTatacaataaattttgcaattattttcacaaattttgaGGTGAGGTTTTGTGATTATTGTACAATAAAAGTGGTGTCACTTACAAGCCCATGTGAAAGTATTGCTTAACCAATCACAACTTACCATTTCAGCAAGTCGTGCAAAAAGCtgtgaaatttttgtatatCTGGCATTGCTCATATGTTATGACTCTTTGTTGTTTTATGCTTGATTCTAGGCCCGGGATGTTCTTCCGTTGGTTTTGGTGCATTTATGGAACATGGTCCTTTCCGACCTTGGGATAATGGACTTCTTGTCAAGAATGGATATTCATGGAACTTGGGTAAATGTGTTTATACCAGTTCATTATCTagcaagttttatttatttatttattattgttattattaattttttttttatgaaaaaatgttTGCCATGCTATGCTGAGTTCATAATGAAATATTTGGATAGAATCAAACATGTTATATGTTGAGTCACCTATTGGGGTTGGATTTTCCTACTCAAACACAAGCTCGGATTACTTAAGGTGGAATGATACTCAGACGGgtatatatgaattttattattgGTAGTTTTACTTCTGTGTTCTGCACTTGTTAATATTTCTCAAACTTTTCAATAcataatcatttattttttggttaacaGCCAAAgataatttgagatttttagAAAACTGGCTGGAAGAATTCCCAAACTACAGAGACTCCGATTTGTTTTTAACTGGTGAAAGCTATGCAGGtaattatgatttgattttgctATCCTTCAAATTTCATGATTATGATTATTGAAAATTGTTAGAGTAGTGGTTGAATAATTAAATTGACCTATTCCTAAGagcttaaacttttgagaaaattgacaatttttcaTGATATCAAAGCAAGTAATCCTGAGTTTGAGGTCAGGATTAAAATTCTACGTGTAAGGTCAACACTTGTTAAAAAGCTCCAAGATTTTTAGGATTTGGGATTTCTTTTGCTAATTGgttttaagaagaagaaagtagaTGAAACTTTATAGGTAAAAGCTCTAAGCTTAAGATTTTGTGCACCTAAACAATCATTAAAACTTCTAGATATGATCATTAAATTCAGCTATCTCAATATGGACATCTTTGGTTACAGGCCACTACATCCCACAGCTTGCAGCCTTGTTGATGGAGTACAACAAGAATCCTAACATCAAACCGATCAAGCTGAGAGCCATTGCTGTAATGACCAATATTAGTGAGAGCTAAAAAGTTACTTTCTGGATTACAATGTtgttaataataacaataagttTACTCTTATTGTTGTTTGTAGCTTGGAAATCCACTTTTGGACCTAGACATTAGCGTGCAGGCTGGCGACTACTTGTGGTCACATGGAGCAATATCTGATAAAACACTAATGTTGAAGAAGACTGTCTGCAATGACTCAAAATATCTTCGTGAATATGTCCACGGGAAATTGTCTCAAGGATGCAAAGATGTGTTTAATAGAGCTTCAGATGAAATTAGCGCAGATGTTGCTTATGATGGCCTCCTCTTGCCAAATTGCTTGTCATCAAGCTCAGCTGAGCAATTTAGGCCCAAGGGGAAGCATGGGAAGATTCATGCAATGGTATACACAATGCTTTATGATGTTTAATAACATTGAGATTGAATTGTGCATTACAAGCACATGGTTGGATTGGCTTATTCACTGAAAGTAGGTAAAAGTACAAATGTACCAAGAAAAATGAGGCTATAAAAAGATGTagtataaacaaataaactaaataggcTCTAGATAAAAGCTAAACCAAGCACATATATAATGAGGAGTCTTTGTGGCCCTGGACAGGTTGCTAGCAGGGGAACCAGAGGGGATCCATGCCTTGTTGGAAGGGTATTGAGTTATCTAAACCACCCTCAAGTTCAGAAGGCAATGCATGCCAACACAACTCACCTGCCCTTCAGTTGGAATTTTTGTTTAGGgtctatttctttctctttcagtGTGTGTGTGGAGTTAAAAGAAATTCTCTAGTGGTTTACTTTGTAGTTTACTTACAAGTTGATTTATTGACTAGGTAATCAAAACATGTAAAAATTGCAGGCCTCTTGAATATCAAGAAGATAACTTGGACATGAACCTCATACCCCTCATCTCAGACCTTATAAGGGCTGGCATTCCTATCATGCTTTACAGGTTCTAAAACATCACAATTAACTTCCAAGTCTTGATTTTTCTCTTTACATTTTATTGACATCCAAAACTACAAAATTGGAAGTTGAACACTTGAGCAGTTTTCCAGTTCTCCTTGACATTTTCTTGAAAAGTTTATGAGTACATTTACATCAAACAGTGGTGACCAAGATTCAAAAATTCCTCTCACTCAAACAAGAATAATTGCTAACAAGCTGGCGAAGGATTTGAAGCTATTTCCTTTTGCAAAATATGGTACTTGGTATGACAAGAAACAGGTATGTATATAATTCTGTGATTCTCTCAgcacttcttttattttaaaaggttGGACAAACACAATGGCACTAGCTTTCTTATCTTAAAAAGCTTCAAATATAGTGAAGGTAGATTTATGTTAACAATTTTTAACTAACATAATTAGATTATACGTAGGTGTGTGCTTGAATTGGGTTAGGGGTATTTTCAACCCAACCTAGCTTCTTCAGATTGAGAAATTCTCAATCCAACCTATTGCAGCtcaaaaattcaacccaacccaacttgTGTTGGGTTGATTAATTGGGTTAAAATCATTTGTTAGGcttattaaaatattgaaatttcattcaactGTTGAAACCTACTACAATTTGTAATATTGAACTAGATATTCCGACTTTGTTAAGTAAGCCTCAAAATACTCAAACACATCAAACTAACAGATTTAAACTAAGTCACAAAATTGAGGCCTTTGGTGAAGAAAACACTGTTTGGCAGGGCCATAAAGAATGAAGTAATTGCTCATTCAGTGACAGAAATTTAATGAAATGTGAAATGTAATTGCAGGTGGGTGGATGGTCTCAATCATTTGGTGGCTTAAAAGGTCGGAAGAATGTGACATTTCTCACATATGCAACGGTTAGGGGTGCAGTCCATGAAGTTCCATTCACATCTCCTTCACAGGCCCTTACATTGTTTCGTTCCTTTCTAAGTGGAACTCCTCTTCCTAGGTCCAGTGCTTGATTAATGGGTCAAAAGTGCTGTAGCCCATTTCTCAAATAAATGTTCTTAGAAAATCTATATTATATAGTACAATCTCAAATGGTCATATCCTTTACTAGTTTTAGCTTTTCTCATATAATAACTTTGTGACTCAGAACCTGACTCAGAACCTTACTAAACATGTGAGACATGTTTGCAGTTTATCTATATAGATGGAAGATGTTCTTCCACACTTTTAGCTAATTATTGTTGGGTTTTTTCAATGAAATATTTAGGtttcttctcaaaaacaaaaagaaaagaaaaaaaaaaaacattaagtcTTATAGTAgtcatttttgttttactcTGAATGTTTTATTGCAATTTGATGTTTCCTATAGGCTATATAGCCCAATTTAGAGTTAGaccaaataaagaaatttaGTAATACCTTGGCTTCTTGCAATTCCCTTTTGAACTCAAGATcaattattgaaaaatgaaaatgaaaaagaaaaatgttgatTTCTTTCAAGCGTGTTTGGATGAAATTATTCCTCAAGCCCTTTTAAGCGTTAGTTTATTTGATCCGTTAAGGTCTATACCAAAtcacaaaatagataaattggttactttatttattttgttaggaCATAATTATCTTAAATTAAGTTCACTAGTTGGcacattttagtgttttcaATAGAGACACCCAAGATTCAAATCACCCTCTCCCCCAATTATTgagttatttttaataaaaaaaaaagaattggccTTAAGTGGACCAAAGGagagtaataataataatcttatttATACATCttaaatttgaatgattaattATATTCCAATTAACTTAATTAGTTAAAGTCATTTTACTTGAATAATTAAAGTACCTATCAAGTCAAAACTACTCATATTTTCAATCATTAGTTTGGAAGTTGGTAGGCCAATAGCACTTTGGAAATTGCTCATCGTAACTcaaaaaacttcaaatataGTGAATGTAGAAATTAGAATTTGAtcttaactttatttatttatttaatataataagATTATATGAGTGTGCTTGAATTAGGTTAAGTTGGGCTTGGGGTGTTTTCAACCCAACCTAACTTTTTCAAATTGAGAAATTCCCAATCCAACCTATTGTAGCTCAAATCAACCCCTAGATTGGGCTGTTCCTTATGTTGAAATTTTTCGTTAGgcttaataaaaatattggatttttataattcaaattttgaaatgtaataTTCACTAAATGATTACAATTTATACAATTACACCCAATATTCCAACTTCTTTAAAACTAAACCTTAAAATACCCAAATACATCAAACTaacatatttaaatgaaatctTAATTACAAATAtacatatttcaaaatattCATAGCATGAGTTGGATTGGGTTACTTGGGTTAAAAAATTTGCCAACTCGAGTCCAACCCAAACTATAAATATACagtatatattaattaagaCCCAACCAAACCCGTCAATTCATGAAAAACTAACCCAAGGCTTAGGCTGGGTTCATAAGGTTTTGTGGGTTGAATGAATATAAAAGATGGTAAGAATGTGAGATATCTCACATAAGCAGCTATTAGGGTTGCCAGCCCATGAGAATTCACATCTCCTTCAAAGGCCCTTACACTATTTCGTTCCTTTCCAAGTGGAACCCCTCTTCCTAGGCCCAATGAATGATTAATGGGTCAAAAATGCTGAAGCCCACTGCTcaaatgatctttttttttttttttttttgaataaatgatCAGGTTCTTTGAAAATCTACATTGTCTCCCCCAAACCCCCCAAAATAAAAGACACTATCTAAATGAAgtcatataataatttatatttaaatgtgCATGTTTTATTGCAAATTGATGTTTCATAGCCCTCCcccctttttgttttgtttttataaatatgatttaaatttatgaatttacTTTGTTATTAGGTCAAGGAACCAATTAATTTGGTGTAAGCAGTATTCAAATCCAAACCCCTTATTTGAGAATAAAATACTTTATTAATCGACCTAGCTGAAACTTAAACGTTTATAGCCTAATTATGACTCAATTCTGCTTGTAGTCTTGTGGACTTGCATTAGGACTTCAAGCAAATTTGTAATGAAAGCTGGGTAGGCTTTCACTGTTGCCTTTACACAAGCTATTTGATGgtgatttcttaaaaaaaaaaaaaaaaaaaaaaaaaaaaaattatttatgaataaTACAATGGTTACACATGAGGAGGGAAATTTAAACTCTAATTCTCCTTATAAAAGAGATTAAATGATTATGattgataaaatttaataaaacctCAAAGTTGAAGTAATTCAAGTAAATAAAGAAATTAGTGAATATTTAATACCTTGGCTTCTTTAAATTCCCTTTCAATTTATGCCGATTAAATATTggaaatggaaaataaaaaagtgctGATTTTTTAGTGTGATAGGATGAGCATATttaacaatacacacacacatacatatatatatatatatatatatatatatatattagagtaaGAAGTAGTAGAGTCATCAAAGATACCTTAAAAAAGCCCGGCCTATCTTCATAAGAACAAGAAGAATTTTGATGAATCCATTGCACTACATAAAAAAATGACTGGAAATAGGTTGGATCACCTCCTTTTTAGGGAGAGCTAATACTTTGGGGAGGGGAGATTCGAAATCTAGATCTTTTAATAAAAGAGACCATTTTGTGCTACTTTGGTACAAGGCTCttgacaacttttttaattgttttcttgCCAGGATTATTTGATTCCCATTAAAGTCTATACACAATACTCACATAGATTAATgaaaaattcttaggtactctcgGAATATGGAAAAATTGTGTTCCCTCTTTACACATTCATGGTGGACCCCACCGGGAATGTGAGATGAGGAAATATCATTATCTATACTTTGGAAGTACCTTAAAATTACTCTAGATTAAGTACTTAAAtactctatttattttgttagtaCATAATTCTCAAATTGAGTGCATTTTATGAATAGATATGGCATCAATTGAACTAGGAAAGGGGTAGCACAAATAATTGTTGAGTGCACTGCTTTTCTCGTATGAACATCATTGACAACAatgataataaatgaaaaaacattTAATCATTTTGTGCTTAGGAAAACAGTCATCTCCATTTGAAATTGAACTATTTCATGGTTTACATGAAATATTACAAAAAGGTATATCCAAGTCCAACACCGCGCGCGGATGAGTATGGAGAATGATTGACAACGGTGGTGGGAGAAGTAACTTCGATTTACTTATTAACTATATGGATCAATTGAAGCCATAGAAACCTGACTTTGATACCATATTAGGATATATATGAAACATGACTTTGATAACGTGTTAGAAAAGGTAAGACATAGTTATGatatatatgagaaaatatGAGGAACAAATAAAGAAGGCAtaaagagaaagacataaaatGTAGAGAATTAATGTAGTTTAACATTAAAGGTTATACTCATAGTAAAAAAGCCTTAATGAGTACTATATATTAAGCTCtatgtattatattataatgAACCCAGTAAACAAAATCCAGGGATGTACTCAATTTCAAACACATTGAAGTGGTCAGCTGTGAATAATTGACATTTTCTACTCACTACTTTTAATATGGATTCACAATTTTTTGTCCATCACTCACAATCGACCACTtcaatatattgtaaaattagATTGTGTCCATATTATTGTTGAAATATTGACAGTATATGAAGTGATTGACTGTGTGAATGATAGACACTGCTTTCTGTCCACCATTTGTTacataataaatcattttagcaTGATGTAAAATCACATGTAAAACTTTGTGTGTGTTCATagtattaatttttgaaatactgACCGACTATGCAACTAGGCCACTGGTCATTTTAATCTAAAGAAAGAGATATTTACAACTTATTATCCATGTCTCCAGCCTCCACTAAAGTTTACCAGAATAAATAATGGCTGGGATTTTAAATATAAACCTTACGTGAGCCAAGACTCTTATTTTACCAAGTAAATGGCTGATACCATGAACTATTCACTTAGGTCTATTTCCTAGCAgcccttctctttcttttttatttttcaaaccccattttttaaaaaaattataaataaagcaAGTTTCAATTGTGTCCAACTGCTCAGATAATGAAACAAGGATATACAACCCATGTCTAATATTCAAATACCATTTTCAATGGCTAATCCAATCTATTGACCTTAACTCAATAAAATAACCACAATTTGGCTTTGAAGGTCTCCTGTTGCAACTAacaagagttaaaaaaaaaaaaaaagtcttcatAATGGTATGCAATTGGACCACCATTAGTCccataactctctctctctctctctctccaaatatTATAATGCTAATCATTTAATTAAGAGTTTAATGATGCAAGTGCCAGAAGTAAGTTCAAGCTCTTGGAACATGGGAGTCATACATAGACTAAAACTATAAAaagatctataatttttttttttttaaattaatggaAAGTGGTGCAAAGACACACCTCTTCATCTCTGTCTTCTAGTCTTCTCTCAGAGGTGAAGA
This DNA window, taken from Quercus robur chromosome 2, dhQueRobu3.1, whole genome shotgun sequence, encodes the following:
- the LOC126715103 gene encoding serine carboxypeptidase-like 46 isoform X1, with translation MAFWFFVLIFSFYSKSSAEVITALPGQPTNVSFKQFSGYITTDSQHGRALFYYFVEAKSASPLSRPLTLWLNGGPGCSSVGFGAFMEHGPFRPWDNGLLVKNGYSWNLESNMLYVESPIGVGFSYSNTSSDYLRWNDTQTAKDNLRFLENWLEEFPNYRDSDLFLTGESYAGHYIPQLAALLMEYNKNPNIKPIKLRAIALGNPLLDLDISVQAGDYLWSHGAISDKTLMLKKTVCNDSKYLREYVHGKLSQGCKDVFNRASDEISADVAYDGLLLPNCLSSSSAEQFRPKGKHGKIHAMVASRGTRGDPCLVGRVLSYLNHPQVQKAMHANTTHLPFSWNFCLGPLEYQEDNLDMNLIPLISDLIRAGIPIMLYSGDQDSKIPLTQTRIIANKLAKDLKLFPFAKYGTWYDKKQVGGWSQSFGGLKGRKNVTFLTYATVRGAVHEVPFTSPSQALTLFRSFLSGTPLPRSSA
- the LOC126715103 gene encoding serine carboxypeptidase-like 45 isoform X2, producing MAFWFFVLIFSFYSKSSAEVITALPGQPTNVSFKQFSGYITTDSQHGRALFYYFVEAKSASPLSRPLTLWLNGGPGCSSVGFGAFMEHGPFRPWDNGLLVKNGYSWNLAKDNLRFLENWLEEFPNYRDSDLFLTGESYAGHYIPQLAALLMEYNKNPNIKPIKLRAIALGNPLLDLDISVQAGDYLWSHGAISDKTLMLKKTVCNDSKYLREYVHGKLSQGCKDVFNRASDEISADVAYDGLLLPNCLSSSSAEQFRPKGKHGKIHAMVASRGTRGDPCLVGRVLSYLNHPQVQKAMHANTTHLPFSWNFCLGPLEYQEDNLDMNLIPLISDLIRAGIPIMLYSGDQDSKIPLTQTRIIANKLAKDLKLFPFAKYGTWYDKKQVGGWSQSFGGLKGRKNVTFLTYATVRGAVHEVPFTSPSQALTLFRSFLSGTPLPRSSA